One Rosa chinensis cultivar Old Blush chromosome 5, RchiOBHm-V2, whole genome shotgun sequence genomic region harbors:
- the LOC112203877 gene encoding mitochondrial fission protein ELM1: MKWILWYILGTVDVGLVFQQDKTSQCIVGYVDSDFAGVHNIPRVSRPRGGLNEWLHWLPVSVHKKLDCVVRKMCIFLIYRGQKVGSLPTENGGSAGLKCVLEADVQEIVTMACRTYEKDGPILWVTCGRDTISIVSSIRRLASENIFVVLVCHCNLNLDRFDLDFTPKHDYYPLTPEAQKQVPQFLRGWITPREPPDRHVVLTIGALHQIDATALRNAASAWRAEFAALPKPLLVVNIGGPTSNCRYGVDLAKQLTTYLLSVLVSCGSIMFI, encoded by the exons ATGAAGTGGATTCTATGGTATATTCTTGGTACTGTGGATGTTGGATTGGTTTTTCAGCAGGATAAGACGAGTCAGTGTATTGTTGGATATGTGGACTCTGATTTCGCAG GCGTTCATAATATCCCT CGAGTTTCAAGGCCAAGAGGTGGTCTAAATGAGTGGCTTCACTGGCTCCCGGTTTCTGTTCACAAGAAGTTGGATTGCGTCGTAAGGAAGATGTGTATTTTCTTAATATATCGGGGCCAGAAAGTTGGGTCTCTACCAACAGAAAATGGTGGCAGTGCTGGGTTGAAATGTGTCTTAGAAGCTGATGTCCAGGAGATTGTAACCATGGCTTGTCGGACTTATgagaa GGATGGACCCATACTGTGGGTAACTTGTGGCAGGGATACTATTTCCATTGTAAGTTCTATTAGACGACTAGCATCTGAAAACATCTTTGTTGTTCTGGTTTGTCATTGCAACCTTAATCT CGATAGATTTGACTTGGATTTTACCCCGAAACACGATTACTATCCTTTGACTCCTGAAGCACAGAAGCAGGTTCCTCAATTTCTACGTGGGTGGATAACTCCTCGTGAACCTCCTGACAGGCATGTG GTCCTCACTATTGGAGCTTTGCATCAAATTGATGCTACTGCCCTTCGAAATGCTGCCAGTGCATGGCGTGCTGAATTTGCAGCTTTACCAAAGCCCTTACTTGTGGTGAACATTGGTGGTCCTACTA GCAATTGTCGTTATGGTGTGGACCTTGCGAAGCAATTGACAACCTATTTGCTTAGTGTTCTTGTAAGCTGTGGAAGCATCATGTTTATCTAG